From the genome of Lotus japonicus ecotype B-129 chromosome 6, LjGifu_v1.2, one region includes:
- the LOC130726783 gene encoding polygalacturonase-like: protein MVHHNFYLFILLATTFSFFYEASSAKFINVVSFGAKPDGNSDSTKSFLSAWSSACTSREQATIYVPQGSFLLKQVTFSGPCKNKVEIKIDGTLVAPKDYWSLGGSGEYWILFMKVDKLKIQGGTIDGKGSGYWRCRRSGKNCPAGARSLSFSWSSNVVVSGLKSLNSQTMHIAVDHCTNVLIQGVRIRAPSGSPNTDGINVQFSTGVTIMHSAIMTGDDCISINQGTTHMWIERIACGPGHGISIGSLGTSSNEAGVRNVTVTNSVFTKTDNGVRIKSWARPSNGFVRDIVFRKLIMQNVYNPIIIDQRYCPGRQCPHQSSGVKISKVSYEDIHGTSASPVAINFDCSQSNPCWGIKLQDINLVYRKGSAKSACRNAGGSTIGVVIPRSCI, encoded by the exons ATGGTTCATCATAATTTCTATCTCTTTATTCTCCTAGCCAccaccttcagcttcttctaCGAAGCTTCAAGTGCTAAATTTATCAATGTGGTTAGCTTCGGAGCTAAACCTGATGGAAATTCCGATTCAACCAAGTCCTTCCTTAGTGCATGGTCTTCAGCATGCACATCAAGGGAACAAGCTACAATTTATGTACCCCAAGGAAGTTTCTTGTTGAAACAAGTAACATTTTCGGGTCCTTGCAAGAACAAGGTCGAAATTAAAATAGATGGCACTTTAGTGGCACCTAAAGATTACTGGTCACTTGGTGGTTCCGGTGAATACTGGATCTTGTTCATGAAGGTTGATAAGTTGAAAATCCAGGGAGGGACTATTGATGGAAAGGGTTCTGGCTATTGGCGTTGCAGAAGATCTGGAAAAAATTGTCCTGCTGGAGCAAGG TCTTTATCATTCAGTTGGTCCAGCAATGTGGTGGTTAGTGGACTAAAATCACTTAATAGCCAGACAATGCACATTGCTGTCGACCATTGCACAAACGTTCTGATCCAAGGTGTTAGAATCAGAGCTCCAAGTGGAAGCCCCAACACAGATGGAATCAATGTGCAGTTTTCAACTGGAGTTACCATCATGCATTCTGCCATCATGACTGGTGATGATTGTATTTCCATAAACCAAGGTACCACCCATATGTGGATCGAACGCATCGCTTGCGGCCCCGGACATGGCATTAG CATTGGGAGCTTGGGAACTTCTTCGAATGAGGCAGGAGTGAGGAACGTGACAGTGACCAATTCAGTGTTCACCAAAACCGATAATGGAGTTAGGATCAAATCATGGGCGAGACCAAGCAATGGATTTGTAAGAGACATTGTGTTCAGGAAACTTATCATGCAAAATGTCTACAATCCCATCATTATTGATCAAAGATATTGCCCTGGCAGGCAATGTCCTCACCAG AGTTCTGGGGTGAAGATAAGCAAAGTGTCATATGAAGACATACATGGAACTTCAGCAAGTCCAGTAGCTATTAATTTTGACTGCAGTCAAAGCAATCCATGCTGGGGAATCAAGCTGCAAGACATAAATCTCGTTTATCGGAAAGGTTCTGCAAAATCAGCTTGTAGAAATGCTGGTGGCAGTACCATTGGAGTGGTCATCCCAAGGAGCTGTATTTAA